Proteins from a genomic interval of Capsicum annuum cultivar UCD-10X-F1 chromosome 4, UCD10Xv1.1, whole genome shotgun sequence:
- the LOC107867977 gene encoding G-type lectin S-receptor-like serine/threonine-protein kinase At5g35370, whose product MDFILFFLILSLSSIPVFGFTLTEFVYPNFTASNLHFIDSTGSFLVSNNGTFKAAIFNPGSEQVNFYLCVIHVESNTIIWSANGDAPVSNSGIMRLTKNGIDITEKDGSFKWSTPPLKSEVYALQLTAAGNLILRDQFNGTLWQSFDHPTDTIVIGQKLRVGMMLSSAISGDALSKGHYRLSLTASDTMLQWQDLTYWKLSMETQAYTNSNYAVEYMSVNQTGLYLFGQRGSAVVIMVNLLQSTFRIAKLDDSGQLIVISFVGSDIKRDFVGPVDACRVPYVCGGLGVCTSDVLSDNPKCSCPANFNLRSHNSSSCVPSDSSYSLPVSCNSTNYSNLSNSSSMSYIRLGFGMDYFTTGFTKPFRYGVNLSVCQNLCSVDCSCLGIFYANSSGSCYKLEDEIGSIMLRTSTNNDLLGLVKILSGVSNDSFDQETADFPLVAIVILPFTGIFLLMALAFILWRRSKPQRMGKIKSKKNQPTSPSSEDLDDFSIPGLPVRFEYKQLEAATDNFKTQIGTGGFGAVYKGVLPDNSLVAVKKIINLGIQGQRDFCTEIAIIGNIHHINLVKLKGFCAQERQRLLVYEYMNRGSLDRTLFGNVPVLEWQERVEIALGSARGLAYLHSGCEQKIVHCDVKPENILLHDNFQAKISDFGLSKLLNREQSSLITTMRGTRGYLAPEWLTSSAISDKTDVYSFGMVLLEIVSGRKNCSARTQSHSLDDTATGDHSSSSSARGLVYFPLFALEMHEQGRYLELADPKLEGRVSGGDIEKFVRVALCCVHEEPSLRPAMVSVVSMLEGEIPPTEPRMESLNFVRFYGRHFSEASTMEEAGGQTDAMLYVQANTSHTTSRSISNAYFSYISSQQISGPR is encoded by the coding sequence ATGgatttcatcttattctttctCATTCTATCTTTGTCCAGTATTCCTGTCTTTGGTTTTACATTGACAGAATTTGTCTATCCCAACTTTACCGCGTCCAATCTCCATTTTATCGACAGCACTGGAAGTTTCCTGGTTTCTAACAATGGAACATTCAAAGCTGCTATCTTCAATCCCGGTTCTGAACAAGTTAATTTCTATTTATGTGTTATCCATGTGGAATCCAATACCATTATCTGGTCTGCAAATGGTGATGCTCCTGTTTCGAACTCAGGAATTATGAGGTTGACCAAGAATGGTATCGATATTACTGAAAAAGATGGCAGTTTTAAGTGGTCAACTCCACCACTAAAGTCAGAAGTTTACGCGCTGCAGCTAACTGCGGCCGGAAATCTCATTCTCCGTGATCAGTTTAATGGGACACTTTGGCAAAGTTTTGATCATCCGACAGATACAATTGTAATTGGACAGAAGTTGCGCGTTGGCATGATGCTTTCAAGTGCAATATCAGGTGATGCTTTATCAAAGGGTCATTACAGGCTTTCTTTGACTGCTTCCGATACTATGTTACAGTGGCAAGATCTGACATACTGGAAATTGTCCATGGAAACTCAAGCTTATACTAATTCAAACTACGCAGTGGAATATATGTCTGTAAATCAAACAGGTCTGTATCTTTTTGGTCAAAGAGGTTCTGCAGTGGTGATAATGGTGAACTTGTTACAATCCACTTTTCGAATTGCCAAATTGGATGATTCAGGTCAGTTGATCGTTATTAGTTTTGTTGGCTCTGACATCAAACGAGATTTTGTTGGGCCAGTGGATGCGTGTAGGGTACCTTATGTTTGTGGAGGGCTTGGTGTATGCACCTCCGATGTGTTATCAGATAATCCTAAATGTTCCTGTCCTGCTAACTTCAATCTTAGATCACATAATTCAAGCAGCTGCGTGCCTAGTGACAGTTCCTATTCTTTGCCAGTTTCTTGTAACTCCACCAACTACAGCAATCTGTCGAATTCCTCCTCCATGTCGTACATAAGACTTGGTTTTGGTATGGACTACTTCACTACTGGTTTTACCAAGCCCTTCAGGTATGGAGTGAATTTGTCCGTGTGTCAAAATCTCTGCTCAGTAGACTGTTCATGCTTGGGGATATTTTATGCAAACTCGTCTGGTTCTTGTTACAAACTAGAAGATGAAATAGGGTCAATTATGTTAAGGACAAGTACAAATAATGATCTGTTGGGATTAGTTAAGATCCTGTCTGGAGTTTCAAATGATAGTTTTGATCAGGAAACTGCGGACTTCCCTTTAGTTGCAATAGTGATCTTACCTTTCACAGGAATCTTCCTACTGATGGCACTGGCTTTCATTTTGTGGAGAAGATCTAAACCCCAAAGAATGGGAAAGATTAAATCGAAAAAAAACCAACCCACTTCTCCTTCTTCAGAGGACCTAGATGACTTCTCCATCCCAGGATTACCTGTACGGTTTGAGTACAAACAGCTTGAGGCTGCAACTGATAATTTCAAGACTCAGATCGGCACAGGAGGCTTTGGTGCTGTATATAAGGGTGTGCTCCCTGACAACAGTCTGGTTGCAGTAAAGAAGATAATAAATTTAGGAATTCAAGGTCAGAGAGACTTTTGTACTGAGATTGCGATCATTGGTAATATTCACCACATAAACTTGGTCAAGTTGAAAGGTTTCTGTGCTCAAGAGAGACAACGCCTATTGGTTTATGAATATATGAACCGTGGATCTCTTGATCGCACTCTTTTCGGTAATGTACCTGTCTTGGAATGGCAAGAACGGGTTGAGATAGCTCTTGGTTCTGCCCGGGGACTTGCATACCTGCACAGTGGCTGTGAACAGAAGATTGTCCACTGTGATGTGAAGCCAGAGAACATTCTCTTGCATGACAATTTTCAGGCAAAAATATCTGATTTTGGCCTCTCCAAGCTGCTGAATCGTGAACAGTCCAGTCTAATCACAACAATGAGAGGGACTCGTGGCTACCTTGCTCCTGAATGGCTCACAAGTTCTGCAATCTCAGACAAAACTGATGTGTATAGCTTTGGAATGGTACTccttgaaattgtaagtggaagGAAAAATTGCTCTGCAAGAACACAAAGTCACAGCCTTGATGATACTGCTACTGGAGATCACTCATCATCTTCATCTGCAAGGGGACTTGTTTATTTCCCTTTATTTGCATTGGAGATGCATGAGCAAGGAAGATACCTTGAACTTGCTGACCCAAAACTTGAAGGGCGGGTCAGTGGTGGAGATATTGAGAAGTTTGTGCGAGTAGCATTGTGCTGTGTCCATGAAGAGCCATCTCTCAGACCAGCTATGGTTAGTGTTGTTAGCATGTTGGAGGGCGAGATACCACCGACGGAGCCAAGAATGGAATCTCTAAACTTTGTACGCTTCTATGGGCGACATTTTTCAGAGGCATCAACCATGGAAGAAGCTGGTGGCCAAACTGATGCCATGTTATATGTGCAAGCAAATACTTCTCATACAACTTCTCGGAGCATCTCTAATGCTTACTTCTCTTATATTTCGTCCCAACAAATCTCTGGTCCAAGATAG